In Bacillus cereus ATCC 14579, a single window of DNA contains:
- the trmB gene encoding tRNA (guanosine(46)-N7)-methyltransferase TrmB, protein MRLRHKPYAMDRINEYSHIVIGNPEERAGSWKEVFGNEQPIHIEVGTGRGRFMYDMAKANPHINYIGIEKFTSVVVDALDKLIEEELPNLKLINKDAEDLTVFFAKGEIDRVYLNFSDPWPKKRHTKRRLTYKTFLRNYEEVLVEGGEIHFKTDNQGLFEYSLMSMAEYGMLLTYLSLDLHNSDFEGNIMTEYEEKFSSKGHRIYRVEAKYRTEPMQ, encoded by the coding sequence ATGCGTTTAAGACATAAACCGTATGCAATGGATCGAATTAATGAATATTCACATATCGTAATCGGAAACCCAGAGGAGCGCGCTGGTAGCTGGAAAGAAGTATTTGGAAACGAACAACCAATTCACATTGAAGTAGGTACAGGTCGTGGCCGCTTCATGTATGATATGGCGAAAGCGAATCCACATATTAATTATATTGGAATTGAAAAATTCACAAGTGTTGTTGTAGATGCACTTGATAAATTAATTGAAGAAGAATTACCAAACTTAAAGTTAATTAATAAAGATGCTGAAGATTTAACAGTTTTCTTTGCGAAAGGTGAAATTGATCGCGTTTATTTAAACTTCTCAGATCCATGGCCAAAGAAACGTCATACGAAGCGTCGTTTAACGTATAAAACATTTTTACGTAATTACGAAGAAGTGTTAGTAGAAGGCGGAGAAATTCATTTCAAAACAGATAACCAAGGTTTATTTGAATATTCTCTTATGAGTATGGCTGAGTACGGTATGTTACTAACGTACTTAAGCTTAGATCTTCATAACAGCGACTTTGAAGGTAACATCATGACTGAATACGAAGAGAAATTCTCTAGTAAAGGTCATCGTATTTACCGAGTTGAAGCAAAATATCGTACAGAGCCTATGCAGTAA
- a CDS encoding YtzH-like family protein, translating into MPINQQHQLEVLKDILVNHQSDCCGTVSECEQLERLIQSLLANDNISSDAKTMLNDVYSYSQSGKSSSNLDNHISNNQEQLTQWIAGMDNFS; encoded by the coding sequence ATGCCAATTAATCAACAACATCAATTAGAAGTGCTGAAAGATATTTTAGTCAACCACCAAAGTGATTGCTGCGGGACAGTTTCAGAATGCGAGCAATTAGAGCGCCTCATTCAATCGTTACTCGCAAACGATAATATAAGTAGTGACGCTAAAACAATGCTAAACGATGTATATTCTTATAGTCAATCGGGTAAATCTTCCTCTAATTTGGACAACCATATTTCCAATAATCAAGAACAACTTACTCAGTGGATTGCTGGAATGGACAATTTTTCTTAA
- a CDS encoding phosphotransferase family protein, producing MNMEWLEQLLGKEWSLVPAGGVTGDAYIAQNGQQKLFLKRNTSPFLAVLSAEGIVPKLLWTRRVTNGDVISAQKWLPGQKLEPEDMKLERVAKLLKKIHSSKALVQMIQRLGKQPLHAQELLQQLQLVLRGDIRDDETIQQGLQYLMDSLKAIEYNEFVVCHCDVNHNNWLLSDEDELFLIDWDGAVIADPALDLGMLLYWYIPRQEWSEWLGYYDIEMDESLLRRMRWYVIAQTILSIQWHTTKKQQAEAEYWHQYLQQLLASE from the coding sequence ATGAATATGGAATGGTTGGAACAATTATTAGGAAAAGAGTGGAGTCTTGTACCGGCTGGTGGAGTAACGGGCGATGCATATATTGCGCAAAACGGACAACAGAAGTTATTTTTAAAGCGGAATACATCGCCCTTTTTAGCGGTATTGTCAGCAGAAGGAATTGTTCCAAAATTACTTTGGACAAGAAGGGTAACGAATGGTGATGTAATTTCTGCTCAAAAATGGCTTCCGGGACAGAAGCTAGAGCCAGAGGATATGAAACTAGAACGTGTTGCGAAACTTTTGAAGAAAATACACTCCTCTAAAGCGCTTGTACAGATGATTCAAAGACTTGGGAAGCAGCCGCTTCACGCACAAGAGTTATTACAACAACTGCAACTCGTTTTAAGAGGAGATATAAGGGATGATGAAACAATTCAGCAAGGCCTTCAATATTTAATGGATTCATTAAAAGCTATTGAATACAATGAATTCGTTGTATGCCATTGTGATGTAAACCATAACAACTGGCTATTGTCGGATGAAGATGAATTGTTTTTAATTGATTGGGATGGAGCTGTAATTGCTGACCCAGCTCTAGACCTCGGTATGTTATTATATTGGTACATTCCGCGCCAGGAATGGAGTGAGTGGCTCGGTTACTATGATATTGAAATGGATGAATCGCTGCTTAGGCGTATGAGATGGTATGTGATAGCACAAACGATTTTGTCTATTCAATGGCATACAACAAAAAAACAGCAAGCAGAAGCTGAATATTGGCATCAATATTTACAGCAACTACTTGCTTCAGAATGA
- the thpR gene encoding RNA 2',3'-cyclic phosphodiesterase — MELHYFVAITLPNHIKEMLSNYKEDMQEELQFRSWVHKEDYHITLSFLGSATGEQLEGIKNGLKTIAETKELSFTLQGFSTFGREDQPRIFWAKVSENHDLFQLQKQIHAICEENGFSLETRPYHPHITVARKWIGEEKFRLESIKEVPEISFQADTITLYESHVKETPKYKSIAEIKLQK; from the coding sequence ATGGAACTGCATTATTTTGTCGCAATTACGTTACCGAATCATATAAAAGAAATGCTGTCTAACTATAAAGAGGATATGCAAGAGGAATTACAATTTCGTTCATGGGTACATAAAGAAGACTATCATATTACCCTTTCATTTTTAGGGAGTGCAACGGGGGAACAATTAGAGGGAATAAAGAATGGATTAAAAACAATTGCAGAAACAAAAGAACTATCGTTCACATTACAAGGTTTTTCAACGTTTGGTAGGGAAGATCAGCCTCGTATTTTTTGGGCGAAGGTAAGTGAGAATCACGATTTGTTTCAGTTGCAAAAGCAAATACATGCCATTTGTGAAGAAAATGGATTTTCTCTAGAAACACGCCCATATCACCCGCATATTACCGTTGCTCGTAAATGGATAGGAGAAGAAAAGTTTCGTTTAGAAAGTATAAAAGAAGTGCCTGAAATATCATTTCAAGCAGATACAATTACTTTATACGAATCCCACGTGAAAGAAACCCCGAAGTATAAATCGATTGCTGAAATAAAATTACAAAAATAG
- the pepV gene encoding dipeptidase PepV: protein MSAINWTEEVAKRKDDLIRDTQQFLQIKSVWEEESAKEGAPFGEGVEKALSFMLHKGETEGFTSKNLEGYAGHLEMGQGEELVGILCHVDVVPEGDGWTTPAYSADIRDGKIFARGAIDDKGPTMAAYYAMKIVKELGLPLSKRVRMIIGTDEESNWKCVDHYFKNEEMPTIGFAPDADFPIINAEKGISDIQVVQNGSEEKKGTYELVSFDSGRRLNMVPDFAEAVITGEDVNALTVAYEEYLQTAKKIGKSTIEGNTVTLQIEGISAHGSTPEKGENAGLLLANFLTTVSLDGKATAFATFATETFTGDIFGEKATIAYKDEISGPLTVNVGRISYTKENGGNLGLNVRYPVTTNFEETIVKLKEYVGTHGFEVADYSNSRPHHVDKDHVLIRTLQRVYEEQTGEKAELLAIGGGTYARSLKAGVAFGPLFPGKEELAHQKDEYIEIEDLLKATAIYAQAIHELAK from the coding sequence ATGTCAGCAATTAATTGGACAGAAGAAGTTGCGAAACGAAAAGATGATTTAATTCGTGATACACAACAATTTTTACAAATTAAAAGTGTATGGGAAGAAGAATCTGCGAAAGAGGGCGCACCATTCGGTGAAGGTGTAGAAAAAGCTTTATCTTTCATGTTACATAAAGGAGAAACTGAAGGTTTTACTTCTAAAAATTTAGAAGGATATGCAGGTCATCTTGAAATGGGGCAAGGAGAAGAATTAGTAGGTATTCTCTGTCACGTTGACGTTGTACCAGAAGGAGATGGCTGGACGACTCCTGCATATAGTGCAGATATTCGCGACGGAAAGATTTTTGCACGTGGTGCAATTGACGATAAAGGCCCAACGATGGCAGCATATTATGCGATGAAAATTGTGAAAGAATTAGGCTTACCTCTTTCCAAACGTGTTCGTATGATTATAGGAACAGATGAGGAAAGCAATTGGAAATGTGTAGATCACTACTTTAAAAACGAAGAAATGCCAACAATCGGTTTTGCGCCAGACGCGGATTTTCCAATTATTAATGCAGAAAAAGGAATTTCTGATATACAAGTTGTGCAAAATGGTAGTGAAGAGAAAAAAGGTACATATGAACTTGTTTCATTTGATTCAGGGCGCCGTTTAAATATGGTTCCTGATTTTGCAGAAGCGGTTATTACAGGAGAAGATGTAAATGCACTTACAGTAGCATATGAAGAGTATTTACAAACTGCTAAAAAAATAGGGAAATCGACTATAGAAGGAAATACAGTGACGTTGCAAATAGAAGGAATTTCAGCGCACGGATCTACTCCTGAAAAAGGAGAAAATGCAGGTTTATTATTAGCAAACTTCTTAACTACAGTTTCACTTGATGGAAAAGCAACTGCATTTGCGACATTTGCAACAGAAACATTTACTGGTGATATTTTTGGTGAAAAAGCTACTATTGCTTACAAAGATGAAATTAGCGGTCCGTTAACAGTGAATGTCGGTCGCATTTCTTATACGAAAGAAAACGGTGGTAACTTAGGGCTAAACGTACGTTACCCAGTTACAACTAACTTTGAAGAAACAATTGTGAAGTTGAAAGAATATGTTGGTACGCATGGTTTTGAAGTGGCTGACTATTCTAATTCTCGCCCACATCACGTCGATAAAGATCACGTATTAATCCGTACGTTACAACGTGTGTATGAAGAACAAACAGGTGAAAAAGCAGAACTATTAGCAATCGGCGGCGGTACTTATGCTCGTTCATTAAAAGCTGGTGTGGCATTTGGCCCGCTATTCCCTGGAAAAGAAGAACTTGCGCATCAAAAAGATGAGTATATCGAAATTGAAGACTTATTGAAAGCAACAGCAATTTACGCGCAAGCAATTCATGAATTAGCGAAGTAA
- a CDS encoding DeoR family transcriptional regulator: MKPTTTRMLTRIKSIYMYINENGTVTTKDLVDEFGITPRTIQRDLNVLQFNELVYSPCRGKWTTTGKKVRMTS; the protein is encoded by the coding sequence TTGAAACCTACAACTACTCGTATGCTAACACGCATTAAATCAATTTATATGTACATCAATGAAAACGGAACGGTAACGACGAAAGACCTTGTAGATGAGTTCGGGATCACACCGCGAACGATACAACGTGATCTAAATGTGTTGCAGTTTAATGAACTCGTGTATAGCCCTTGCCGCGGTAAGTGGACAACAACAGGAAAGAAAGTGAGAATGACCTCATAA
- a CDS encoding pseudouridine synthase — translation MRLDKLLANMGYGSRKEVKKLLKDGVVKIDGTPVKDAKVHVNVEEQEVMIHGEVVEYKEFVYLMMHKPQGVISATEDDNHETVIDLLELEDAIFDPFPVGRLDIDTEGFLLITNDGKLSHQLLSPKKHVPKKYYAHVAGVVTEEDVKEFAKGVILDDGYETKPGALTILKSDDISEIELVITEGKFHQVKRMFEAVGKKVVYLKRTEMGPLVLDEELELGQYRELTDEEVEMLKTYQVDTEK, via the coding sequence GTGAGATTAGATAAATTATTAGCAAATATGGGATATGGAAGTAGAAAAGAAGTAAAGAAATTATTGAAAGATGGCGTTGTGAAAATTGATGGAACGCCAGTAAAAGATGCGAAAGTTCATGTAAATGTAGAAGAGCAAGAAGTTATGATTCACGGTGAAGTTGTGGAATACAAAGAATTTGTTTACTTAATGATGCATAAACCACAAGGTGTTATTTCAGCGACGGAAGATGATAATCATGAAACAGTAATAGATTTATTAGAATTAGAAGATGCAATCTTTGATCCGTTCCCAGTTGGACGACTTGATATCGATACGGAAGGCTTCTTATTGATAACAAATGATGGGAAGTTATCACATCAATTATTATCTCCGAAAAAGCATGTGCCGAAAAAATATTATGCACACGTTGCAGGAGTAGTAACAGAAGAGGATGTAAAAGAATTTGCTAAAGGTGTTATTTTAGACGATGGCTATGAAACAAAGCCAGGTGCACTTACAATATTGAAAAGCGATGATATTTCTGAAATTGAGCTTGTGATTACGGAAGGGAAATTCCATCAAGTGAAGCGTATGTTTGAAGCGGTAGGAAAAAAAGTAGTCTACCTAAAGAGAACAGAGATGGGTCCGTTAGTATTAGATGAAGAACTAGAACTTGGACAATACCGAGAGCTAACAGATGAAGAAGTAGAAATGTTAAAAACATATCAAGTAGATACTGAAAAGTAG
- a CDS encoding putative polysaccharide biosynthesis protein: MSDSKFLRGTLIVTLGTFLVKFLGMIYVFPFHALVGTEGGTLYTYGYIPYTIFLSIATAGVPLAVSKFVSKYNALGDYKTSRRMFRSGMVMMIVTGVLSFLVLYMTAPLFAEAMLGKQSIHNNVGEVTTIIRLVSFALIVVPAASLIRGYFQGHQSMGPTTVSQIIEQIIRIVFLLAGSFIVIKVLGGTVATAVGVATFAAFVSAVGALGVLIWYWLKRKKYLDQYLIEQTVPESTVSTVQLFKELFAYAIPYVVIGLTIPLYQQIDTLTFNSIMQAIGQGDIAERALGIFTMWTHKLIMIPVSLATAFSLTLVPAITKSFTEKQYRYLKLQITQTFQANMFLTLPAVVGISSLAYPIYTAFYDSDPLGGQVLMWYAPVALLFALFTVTAAILQGINQQKHAIIALIMGVILKFVCNVIFIRYFGTVGAILATAVGFLASVWYTNQQIKKYAHYSFGVVYKRTFQIAVLTLIMVVAVKLSQWILSFMISPDGRIGALITVAICAGIGGLVYGLLAIRTGVLERVFGGEALDKIQRKLGSRFKIKLKSRGA, encoded by the coding sequence ATGTCCGATTCGAAATTTCTGCGCGGAACGCTTATTGTTACGCTAGGGACATTTTTAGTAAAGTTCTTAGGCATGATTTACGTCTTTCCGTTTCATGCATTAGTAGGAACAGAAGGCGGAACGCTCTATACATATGGATACATTCCATATACGATCTTTTTAAGTATCGCAACGGCAGGTGTGCCACTTGCTGTTTCAAAATTTGTTTCCAAATATAATGCGCTTGGCGATTATAAAACGAGCCGGAGAATGTTCCGCTCGGGAATGGTTATGATGATAGTAACAGGAGTTCTTTCGTTCCTAGTACTGTACATGACGGCGCCATTGTTTGCAGAAGCGATGCTTGGTAAACAAAGTATACACAATAATGTAGGAGAAGTTACGACGATCATTCGTCTTGTAAGCTTCGCGCTTATTGTTGTACCAGCAGCGAGTTTAATTCGTGGTTATTTCCAAGGTCACCAGTCTATGGGACCAACTACCGTTTCACAAATTATTGAACAAATTATTCGTATCGTCTTTTTATTAGCAGGTAGTTTTATCGTTATTAAAGTACTTGGCGGTACTGTTGCAACAGCAGTTGGAGTAGCGACATTTGCTGCGTTCGTTTCAGCGGTTGGAGCACTCGGTGTGTTAATTTGGTACTGGCTAAAACGTAAAAAATATTTGGATCAATATTTAATTGAACAAACTGTACCAGAATCAACAGTAAGCACCGTTCAATTGTTTAAAGAGTTATTTGCATATGCGATTCCTTACGTTGTAATTGGGTTAACAATTCCTTTATATCAACAAATTGATACATTGACATTTAACTCAATTATGCAGGCGATTGGTCAAGGTGATATCGCAGAGCGAGCTCTCGGTATTTTCACAATGTGGACGCATAAGTTAATTATGATTCCTGTATCACTTGCAACAGCGTTTAGTTTAACGCTTGTACCAGCAATCACAAAATCATTTACTGAAAAACAATACCGCTATTTGAAATTACAAATTACACAAACATTCCAGGCAAATATGTTTTTAACATTGCCAGCAGTTGTCGGTATTTCTTCACTTGCATATCCAATTTATACTGCGTTTTACGATTCAGATCCACTAGGTGGACAAGTATTAATGTGGTATGCACCAGTTGCGTTGTTATTCGCTTTATTTACAGTAACAGCAGCAATCCTGCAAGGTATTAACCAGCAGAAGCATGCGATTATTGCGCTTATAATGGGCGTTATTTTGAAATTTGTATGTAACGTAATCTTTATTCGTTATTTCGGTACAGTAGGAGCAATTCTAGCGACAGCAGTTGGTTTCTTAGCTTCTGTTTGGTACACAAATCAACAAATTAAAAAATACGCACACTATTCATTCGGTGTTGTATATAAAAGAACATTCCAAATTGCAGTACTGACACTTATAATGGTCGTTGCTGTAAAACTATCACAATGGATTCTATCCTTCATGATTTCGCCTGATGGCCGTATTGGTGCTCTTATAACAGTTGCGATTTGTGCAGGTATTGGCGGTCTTGTTTACGGATTGTTAGCAATTCGCACAGGAGTACTTGAAAGAGTATTTGGTGGAGAAGCATTAGATAAAATTCAACGTAAACTTGGTAGTAGATTTAAAATAAAGTTGAAATCAAGAGGGGCGTAA
- a CDS encoding NAD(P)/FAD-dependent oxidoreductase, whose amino-acid sequence MHYDVIVIGGGPSGLMAAIGAAEEGANVLLLDKGNKLGRKLAISGGGRCNVTNRLPLDEIVKHIPGNGRFLYSAFSIFNNEDIITFFENLGVKLKEEDPGRMFPVSNKAQSVVDALLTRLKDLGVKIRTNTPVETIEYENGQTKAVILQTGEVLETNHVVIAVGGKSVPQTGSTGDGYAWAEKAGHTITELFPTEVPILSNEPFIRDRSLQGLALRDINLSVLNPKGKAIISHKMDMLFTHFGLSGPAALRCSQFVVKALKKFKTNTIQMSIDALPEENSEQLFQRMLKQMKEDPKKGIKNVLKGYVPERYFLFLLEKNEIDGSEQAGQVSHEKIRALVKDFKEFTVNVNGTQSIEKAFVTGGGVSVKEINPKEMSSKFTNGLYFCGEVLDIHGYTGGYNITSALVTGRIAGTTAGENAKMQY is encoded by the coding sequence ATGCATTATGATGTTATTGTCATCGGCGGCGGTCCTTCTGGGCTAATGGCTGCAATTGGTGCTGCAGAAGAAGGCGCAAATGTCTTACTTCTTGATAAAGGAAATAAACTTGGGCGTAAACTTGCAATTTCTGGTGGCGGACGCTGTAACGTAACGAACCGTCTACCACTTGATGAAATTGTTAAACATATACCAGGAAACGGTCGCTTCTTATACAGCGCTTTTTCTATTTTTAATAATGAAGATATTATTACATTCTTCGAAAATCTCGGTGTTAAATTGAAAGAAGAAGACCCCGGTCGCATGTTCCCTGTGTCAAACAAAGCACAATCTGTTGTAGACGCACTTTTAACACGATTAAAAGACTTAGGTGTAAAAATTCGTACAAATACGCCTGTTGAAACGATTGAATATGAAAATGGTCAAACAAAAGCAGTTATACTGCAAACAGGCGAAGTGTTAGAAACAAATCACGTCGTTATCGCTGTTGGCGGAAAATCAGTTCCTCAAACTGGATCTACTGGAGACGGATATGCTTGGGCTGAAAAAGCGGGTCATACAATCACAGAATTATTCCCAACAGAAGTACCTATCCTTTCAAACGAGCCGTTTATACGTGACCGCTCATTACAAGGTCTTGCTTTACGTGATATAAACTTAAGTGTATTAAATCCGAAAGGAAAAGCTATCATTTCTCACAAAATGGACATGCTCTTCACTCATTTCGGCCTATCTGGACCTGCTGCTCTTCGCTGTAGCCAATTCGTCGTGAAAGCACTGAAAAAGTTTAAAACGAATACAATACAAATGAGTATTGATGCATTGCCAGAGGAAAATAGTGAACAACTATTTCAGCGCATGCTGAAACAAATGAAAGAAGATCCGAAAAAAGGAATTAAAAACGTTTTAAAAGGTTATGTTCCTGAACGTTACTTCCTATTCTTATTAGAAAAAAATGAAATTGACGGCAGCGAACAAGCTGGACAAGTTTCTCACGAAAAGATTCGTGCACTTGTGAAAGACTTTAAAGAGTTTACTGTGAATGTAAATGGTACGCAGTCAATTGAAAAAGCATTCGTTACTGGCGGAGGTGTATCCGTGAAAGAAATTAATCCGAAAGAAATGTCTTCTAAATTTACGAACGGCTTATATTTCTGCGGAGAAGTTCTTGATATTCATGGTTATACTGGTGGCTATAATATTACATCAGCCCTTGTTACTGGTAGAATTGCTGGAACGACTGCTGGAGAAAACGCGAAAATGCAATATTAA
- a CDS encoding MDR family MFS transporter: protein MRKKVMMSLMLMTFLSAVEGTIVSTAIPRITSDLSGVELVSWVYAIYMLATAVSTPIYGKLADLFGRKKVLLIGATIFLVGSALCGVVTSMEQLIFFRALQGIGAGAVMPITMTIIGDLYSEAKDRAKAQGWMSAVWGVSGVIGPLVGGFLVDSLSWRYIFFLNVPFGIIACLMIAIYYKESIKPAKHHIDYLGATVFSLSTIALLYALLTGSSKQNWGDMTIIGLLIFAAISFIIFLFIEKKSPEPLIPLALFSNRTLSTINILTLIAGAMIISITMYLPIWSQGVLGKNATEAGLILMPIPVMWTFGAIFSGNLVGKLKTKQIILLGASILSVATFLLFTLSTNSPSFLIYVAVGLFGLGMGLVTPIYMVTIQAAVPAHTRGTAVGLNTFINTFSQTLGAAIFGTIFNTMIHARGIKNLDLVSGGHGGTTANVVTESQSALASSVHVIYMSTFVLAVFTLIIAWLLLKPATQTSEQQ from the coding sequence ATGAGAAAAAAAGTCATGATGTCTTTAATGTTAATGACGTTTCTTTCTGCGGTAGAAGGAACGATTGTTAGTACAGCAATCCCTCGTATAACGAGTGATTTGTCAGGCGTCGAACTTGTTAGTTGGGTATATGCAATTTATATGCTTGCAACAGCTGTTTCGACTCCAATATACGGAAAGCTCGCTGATTTATTTGGCCGTAAAAAAGTTTTACTGATCGGAGCTACAATCTTTTTAGTCGGTTCTGCACTTTGCGGAGTCGTTACATCGATGGAACAATTAATCTTCTTCCGCGCGCTTCAAGGTATCGGTGCTGGTGCTGTTATGCCAATCACAATGACGATTATTGGAGACTTATATAGCGAAGCGAAAGACCGCGCGAAAGCACAAGGTTGGATGAGTGCCGTTTGGGGTGTATCCGGTGTTATCGGACCGTTAGTAGGTGGATTTTTAGTTGATTCCCTTTCTTGGCGTTATATTTTCTTCCTAAACGTTCCATTCGGAATTATCGCTTGCTTAATGATTGCAATTTACTACAAAGAATCTATTAAACCTGCTAAGCATCATATCGATTATCTTGGTGCAACAGTCTTCTCATTAAGTACAATCGCTCTACTATATGCATTATTAACAGGTAGCAGTAAGCAAAACTGGGGAGACATGACAATTATCGGCCTATTAATCTTTGCCGCTATTTCATTTATTATTTTCTTATTCATCGAGAAGAAATCTCCGGAACCATTAATTCCGCTAGCACTTTTCTCTAACCGTACATTATCTACGATAAATATATTAACTCTTATTGCTGGCGCAATGATTATTAGTATTACAATGTACCTTCCAATTTGGAGCCAAGGTGTATTAGGGAAAAACGCTACAGAAGCTGGACTTATTTTAATGCCAATTCCTGTTATGTGGACATTTGGCGCTATTTTCTCTGGTAACTTAGTAGGCAAATTAAAAACGAAACAAATCATTTTACTTGGAGCTAGCATTTTATCAGTCGCTACGTTCTTATTATTTACACTATCAACAAATTCACCATCGTTCCTTATTTATGTAGCAGTCGGATTATTCGGCTTAGGAATGGGGCTTGTGACACCGATTTACATGGTAACAATTCAAGCAGCCGTACCAGCTCATACACGCGGAACAGCTGTTGGTTTAAACACATTTATTAATACATTTAGTCAAACGTTAGGTGCTGCAATATTCGGTACAATCTTCAATACGATGATTCACGCACGTGGTATTAAAAATCTTGATCTTGTATCTGGTGGACATGGCGGTACTACAGCAAACGTAGTAACCGAATCGCAATCTGCATTAGCATCAAGCGTACACGTCATTTATATGAGCACTTTCGTATTAGCAGTATTTACATTAATTATCGCTTGGCTCTTATTAAAGCCAGCTACACAAACAAGTGAGCAACAATAA
- a CDS encoding ArsR/SmtB family transcription factor, whose amino-acid sequence MSSSAAKYDVFQAIADPTRREVIRLLSDKELPISKITDHFPMSRTAVVKHLHILSEANLVSGRKSGREKIYRLHPEPLEELQQWLSYYERFWDNKLSMLKHIVENEE is encoded by the coding sequence GTGTCCTCGTCAGCAGCGAAATATGATGTATTTCAAGCAATTGCTGATCCAACCCGCCGAGAAGTAATACGGTTATTAAGTGACAAAGAGTTACCGATTTCCAAAATAACGGATCATTTTCCGATGAGTCGTACTGCGGTTGTAAAGCACCTTCATATTCTTTCGGAAGCGAATTTAGTAAGTGGAAGAAAAAGCGGAAGAGAGAAGATATATCGTTTGCATCCAGAACCATTAGAAGAATTACAACAATGGCTCTCGTATTATGAACGTTTTTGGGATAATAAATTATCCATGCTGAAACATATTGTGGAGAATGAAGAATAA